Proteins co-encoded in one Flavobacteriaceae bacterium MAR_2009_75 genomic window:
- a CDS encoding 23S rRNA (pseudouridine1915-N3)-methyltransferase, whose translation MTIKLLAIGKTDSKPLQQLISEYEKRLKHYVKFEIDVIADIKNSKNLSEAQQKEKEGEQILKRLSPTDILVLLDENGKQFSSINFSGYLQKKMNAGIKQLVLVIGGPYGFSENIYQKAEGKISLSKMTFSHQMVRLFIIEQVYRAFTILKNEPYHHR comes from the coding sequence ATGACCATTAAGCTACTTGCCATAGGAAAAACGGATAGCAAACCGTTGCAGCAACTAATTTCAGAATATGAAAAACGGTTAAAACATTATGTGAAATTTGAAATTGATGTAATTGCTGATATCAAAAATTCTAAAAACCTATCGGAAGCCCAACAAAAAGAAAAAGAGGGAGAACAAATTTTGAAAAGGCTTTCACCGACCGATATTCTGGTACTTTTAGATGAAAACGGCAAACAGTTTTCATCAATAAACTTTTCAGGTTACCTTCAAAAGAAAATGAACGCGGGAATCAAACAGTTAGTACTGGTGATTGGGGGGCCCTATGGGTTTAGTGAAAACATATATCAAAAGGCAGAGGGTAAAATCAGTTTATCAAAAATGACCTTTTCGCATCAAATGGTACGCCTTTTTATAATCGAACAAGTTTATAGAGCTTTCACCATTTTAAAAAATGAACCATATCATCATAGGTGA
- a CDS encoding putative membrane protein has translation MIVTKGIPFKKLFNLSFHHVIWLFVYMGSIAVLYRFNIISYEIPWLPVSVIGTAVAFYVGFKNNQSYDRMWEARKIWGGIVNDSRAWGMLVDGYITNLNTTEKRSDEELHNIKKRLIYRQIGWLYTHREQLLVSTSWEHVTQGGLTTKHAERLEEKFGVGIINDSLEYRQLKNFLSEEEYNRLVPKANTATQIINEQSRDLRELRKSGLIDDFRHIKMQDVLRTFYELQGKNERIKKFPFPRQYANMSYYFVGIFIFLLPFSMMPEVLDSGSVNFWLAVPICVLLGWVYIMMELIGDYSENPFQRMANDIPMLSLCRTIEIDLREMLGETELPPPVKAQKGVLM, from the coding sequence ATGATTGTTACCAAGGGAATTCCGTTCAAGAAGCTGTTTAATTTGTCTTTTCATCATGTTATTTGGCTCTTTGTCTATATGGGCAGTATTGCAGTTCTATACCGATTTAATATTATTTCTTATGAAATACCTTGGTTACCCGTATCGGTCATTGGTACTGCCGTTGCATTTTATGTTGGTTTTAAAAACAATCAATCATATGATAGAATGTGGGAAGCCAGAAAAATATGGGGTGGAATAGTCAATGATAGCCGCGCATGGGGCATGCTGGTAGATGGGTACATTACCAATTTGAACACTACTGAAAAGCGAAGTGATGAAGAACTACACAATATCAAAAAAAGATTGATTTACAGACAAATTGGATGGCTTTACACCCACAGAGAACAGCTATTGGTATCTACTTCATGGGAACATGTAACACAGGGCGGACTTACGACCAAACATGCCGAACGACTTGAAGAGAAATTTGGGGTCGGCATTATTAATGACAGTCTAGAATATCGCCAACTGAAAAATTTTCTTTCTGAAGAAGAATATAACCGACTGGTACCTAAGGCCAATACGGCCACACAAATTATAAATGAACAATCAAGAGATTTACGGGAATTGCGCAAAAGTGGCTTAATTGATGATTTTCGACATATTAAAATGCAAGATGTTCTACGCACCTTTTATGAATTACAAGGTAAAAACGAACGAATCAAGAAATTTCCCTTTCCGCGTCAGTATGCCAATATGAGCTATTATTTTGTGGGAATATTCATTTTTTTGTTGCCCTTTAGTATGATGCCCGAAGTATTAGATTCCGGAAGTGTCAATTTTTGGCTTGCGGTACCGATTTGCGTGTTACTGGGCTGGGTTTATATTATGATGGAATTAATTGGGGATTATTCTGAAAATCCGTTTCAGCGAATGGCCAATGATATACCCATGCTCTCGCTTTGTAGAACTATCGAAATAGACCTCAGGGAGATGTTGGGCGAAACAGAATTACCTCCCCCTGTAAAGGCACAAAAAGGAGTTCTTATGTAG
- a CDS encoding D-3-phosphoglycerate dehydrogenase — protein sequence MVATNRKYVFDFDSTLTRVEALDVLAEMTLKDKSNREEIVNQIQEITNLGIDGDISFTESLERRIKLLNAHQDDLGPLVDELRHKISKSIEANKEFFEKFSDDIYVISCGFKEFIVPIVEEYNIPSDRVYANTFAFDEQGNIVGFDEKNVLSQHNGKIACLREMNLDGEVQVIGDGYSDYVMKEAGIADKFFAYTENVHREKAASKADFITPNLDEFLFVNDLPRNISYPKNRIKILLLENVHPAALENLSRDGFSVELVKHSLPEEELIEKIKGVHVLGIRSKTQVTRRVLDAGDKLLVVGAFCIGTTQIDLEYASKKGVAVFNAPYSNTRSVVELAIGEIIMLMRSVFARSSEIHKGQWQKTAQGSREVRGKNLGIVGYGNIGKQLSILAEAIGMRVYYYDVEDKLSLGNAKKCSSLEDLLNVSDVVTLHVDDNKANRNFLGAREINQMRDGAMLINLSRGFVVDIDALASALKSGKLAGAAIDVYPEEPRSNGEFYTALQGIPNVILTPHVGGSTEEAQRDIADFVPNKIMEYINSGNSVDAVNFPNIRLPKQQKAHRFLHIHKNVPGIMAKINEVLAKYELNIVGQYLSTNSEVGYVITDVNKEYNKDVIKALKKVENTIKFRVLY from the coding sequence ATGGTAGCAACAAATAGAAAATACGTATTCGATTTTGATAGTACCTTAACTAGGGTAGAGGCATTGGATGTTTTGGCTGAAATGACCTTAAAAGATAAGTCGAATAGAGAAGAAATAGTTAATCAAATACAGGAGATAACTAATCTGGGAATTGATGGTGATATTTCCTTTACAGAGTCTTTAGAGCGTCGTATAAAATTATTGAATGCCCATCAAGATGATTTGGGACCACTGGTAGACGAACTGCGCCATAAAATTTCTAAATCCATAGAAGCCAACAAAGAGTTTTTTGAAAAATTTTCAGATGATATCTATGTTATTTCATGTGGATTCAAAGAATTTATTGTACCTATCGTAGAAGAATATAATATTCCATCAGATCGGGTTTACGCCAACACTTTTGCTTTTGATGAGCAAGGAAATATTGTGGGATTCGATGAAAAAAATGTACTTTCCCAACACAATGGAAAAATAGCATGTCTGCGTGAAATGAATCTTGATGGTGAGGTTCAGGTTATCGGTGATGGCTATAGTGATTATGTAATGAAAGAAGCAGGTATTGCAGACAAATTCTTTGCTTATACCGAAAATGTACACCGTGAAAAAGCAGCGAGCAAAGCAGATTTTATAACCCCTAACCTAGATGAATTTCTTTTTGTGAACGATCTACCTAGAAATATTTCTTATCCGAAGAACAGAATTAAAATTTTACTATTGGAAAACGTGCACCCAGCAGCTTTAGAAAACCTGTCAAGAGATGGTTTTTCTGTAGAGCTGGTAAAGCACAGTTTACCGGAAGAAGAATTAATTGAAAAAATAAAAGGCGTACATGTTTTGGGTATACGCTCTAAGACGCAAGTAACCCGAAGGGTACTTGATGCTGGCGATAAACTATTGGTCGTTGGTGCATTCTGTATAGGTACGACCCAAATCGATTTGGAGTATGCAAGCAAGAAGGGTGTGGCCGTATTCAATGCGCCTTACAGCAATACCCGTTCGGTGGTCGAATTGGCCATTGGTGAAATTATTATGCTGATGAGAAGCGTATTCGCCCGTAGTAGTGAAATTCATAAAGGGCAATGGCAAAAGACGGCACAAGGGTCTCGAGAAGTTCGTGGTAAAAATTTAGGTATCGTCGGTTATGGTAATATTGGTAAACAATTGTCGATTTTGGCTGAGGCCATAGGTATGCGTGTTTATTACTATGATGTAGAGGATAAGCTTTCTTTAGGAAATGCTAAAAAATGCAGCAGTCTTGAAGATTTATTGAATGTATCTGATGTCGTAACTCTTCATGTTGACGACAACAAGGCAAACAGAAACTTTCTTGGCGCAAGGGAAATCAACCAAATGCGCGATGGCGCTATGTTGATTAATCTCTCTAGAGGATTTGTCGTTGATATCGATGCTCTGGCAAGTGCTTTGAAAAGTGGTAAACTTGCCGGTGCGGCTATCGATGTTTACCCAGAAGAACCGAGAAGTAACGGCGAGTTTTATACCGCTCTGCAGGGCATACCAAATGTAATTTTAACTCCGCACGTGGGTGGAAGTACAGAAGAAGCTCAACGCGATATCGCTGATTTTGTGCCTAATAAAATTATGGAGTATATCAATAGCGGAAATTCCGTTGATGCGGTTAATTTCCCTAATATAAGGTTGCCCAAACAGCAGAAAGCGCATCGCTTTTTACATATTCATAAAAATGTACCTGGCATTATGGCCAAAATTAATGAGGTATTGGCCAAATATGAGTTGAATATTGTAGGACAATATCTTTCAACGAACAGTGAAGTAGGGTATGTTATTACAGATGTCAACAAAGAATACAACAAAGACGTAATCAAAGCTCTTAAAAAGGTAGAGAATACTATTAAGTTCAGGGTGTTGTATTAA
- a CDS encoding SatD family protein, translated as MIAIITGDIIGSGNHSSEAWLSVLKQYFVRFGESPTDWEIYRGDEFQLKIPQDRALSTAIYIKALLKSTKGLDARMGIGLGSETFVGVGVSESNGPAYQRSGRTFESLKDDKLNLTIATGHGFFDDTLNLMLRLALNFMDDWSPVSAEIVVLALDNPDASQTEIAKRLNIQQSAVSQRQKRARLDLVLQLLEYYSKTLKELK; from the coding sequence ATGATAGCAATTATAACAGGAGATATTATAGGGTCGGGCAATCACAGCTCAGAAGCTTGGCTTAGCGTTCTCAAACAATATTTTGTAAGGTTTGGTGAATCTCCCACTGATTGGGAAATTTATCGAGGAGACGAATTTCAGTTGAAAATACCTCAAGATAGAGCATTGAGCACTGCTATTTATATTAAGGCTTTACTGAAGTCTACAAAGGGTCTCGATGCTCGCATGGGTATAGGTTTGGGAAGCGAAACTTTCGTGGGTGTTGGGGTAAGCGAGTCCAATGGTCCGGCATACCAGCGTTCTGGTAGAACTTTTGAAAGTTTGAAAGATGATAAATTAAATCTTACTATTGCAACGGGCCATGGCTTTTTTGACGATACCTTGAATTTAATGCTCAGGTTAGCCCTTAACTTCATGGATGACTGGAGCCCTGTGTCAGCAGAAATTGTGGTGCTGGCTCTCGACAACCCCGATGCATCACAGACAGAAATTGCAAAACGCCTCAATATTCAGCAATCGGCGGTTAGCCAGCGCCAAAAGCGAGCTCGGTTAGATTTAGTGCTTCAATTGTTAGAATATTACTCTAAAACCTTAAAAGAATTGAAATAG
- a CDS encoding protein-S-isoprenylcysteine O-methyltransferase Ste14, protein MRYTVVKALSDSKYINFVKPLNICAMKLKIPPAVVLLIFVFLMYLMSVFLPFGYFDFFGRNYLILALMGSAFLLGILALIQFLRNKTTIDPRYPTKTTKLVTSGLFAYSRNPMYLAMLMVLLAWGIWLGNAFNTLLAAAFVAYMNRFQIIPEEEMLSSIFGREYSQYCIKTRRWF, encoded by the coding sequence ATGAGATATACGGTCGTAAAGGCGTTGTCGGATTCAAAATACATTAATTTTGTAAAACCTTTGAACATTTGCGCTATGAAATTGAAGATACCACCAGCAGTCGTTTTACTGATTTTTGTTTTTCTGATGTATTTGATGTCGGTGTTTTTACCATTTGGTTATTTTGATTTTTTTGGTAGAAACTACTTGATTTTAGCACTTATGGGTAGTGCATTTCTTTTAGGTATTTTAGCTTTGATTCAATTTCTTAGAAATAAGACAACTATAGATCCGAGGTATCCGACGAAGACGACTAAGTTGGTGACTAGCGGACTTTTTGCTTATTCTCGAAATCCCATGTATTTGGCCATGTTAATGGTTCTTTTGGCTTGGGGTATCTGGTTGGGCAATGCTTTCAATACTTTACTCGCAGCGGCTTTCGTAGCTTACATGAACCGTTTTCAGATTATTCCGGAAGAAGAGATGTTGTCATCGATTTTTGGAAGGGAGTATAGCCAATATTGTATCAAGACTCGTAGATGGTTTTGA